The sequence GCCGGCCGCGACGAGCTGGCAGTACATCGCCCTCGACACCCAGAAGCTCGCCGACGTCCGGGTGCGCCAGGCGCTCAACCACGCGGTCGACAAGCGGCAAATCGTCCAGACGAACCTGTTCGGGGTGGGGCGGGTGGCCGATTCCCCGATCGGCTCCGGGTATCGCATGTACGCGAGCGTCGGCAGCTACGACTACAGCCCCGAGCGCGCGAAGCAGCTCCTGGCCGAGGCGGGGTGGCGGCCCGGGGCGGGCGGCATCCTCGAGAAGGACGGGCAGCGGCTGTCGTTGACCTTGCTGATCCCGACCGCCGGCCACTCGGGCTGGCCGGAGATGGCGCAGGCCGTGCAGGCGTACCTGAAGGCGGTCGGGGTCGAGGTGAAGCTCTCGGCACAGGAGTGGGCGACCTACCTCGCGACCGCGCGGAAGCCGGCCGCCGAGCGCGGCTTCGACATGGCGCTCCTCTCCTGGGGCACCGCCGATCCGGACAGCGGGATGCGCATCGTCCTCCATTCGGCGATGGCGCCGCCGGCCGGGAGCAACGTGGCGCTCTACCGGAACCCGCGGGTCGACGACCTCCTCGCCAGGGGCGCCGCGACCATCGGCTTCGACAAGCGCGCTCCGCTCTACCGCGAGGCCCAGCAGCTCGTCTGGCAGGACGCGCCCTGGATCTTCCTCGCCGAGCGACGGGAGGCGGTCGGCCGGCGGGTCACCCTCGAGGGGGTGACCGCCATCCCGAGCTCGGCCGGGCTGGTCGACGTGCGCCGGGCGTGGATCAAGTGATGCTCGACGCGGCCCTGGTCTCCCGGATCGTCGCCGCGATCGACGAAGAGCTGACGCTCCCCATCACCCAGGCGGTGCTGCGCATCCCGAGCTTCTGCGGCCACGAGCGCGCGTTGGCCGAGTTCCTCGCCGAGACCATGGCGGGCCTCGGCATGGAGGTTGCCCTTCCCGAGGTCGAGCCCGGCCGGCCGAACGCGATCGGCCGCCTGCGCGGGCGCGGCGGCGGACAGAGCCTGATGTTCAACGGCCACCTCGACCACAACATGCTCTGTGAGGGATGGACACGGGATCCCTTTGCCGCCGTCGTCGAGGACGGCTGGGTCTATGCGCTCGGCATCGCCAACATGAAGGCGGCCGACGCGGCCTACATCGCGGCTATCCGCGGGCTGAAGCGGGCCGGCGTGGCGCTGGCCGGAGACATCGTCGTGGAGTACGTCGCCGGCGAGCTGGAGGGCGGCAAGGGGACGCAGCACGCCATCCGGACCGGCGTGAAGGCCGATCACTTCATCGACGGCGAGCCCACCGAGCTGGCCGTGGTCAACATGCACGCCGGTGTCGTGCTGCTGCGCCTCCAGGTCTACGGCGAGATGCGCCACTACACGACCCGCACCGGCGCCCTGAACCATGCCGTCGAGCACCTGCTGGAGATC comes from Candidatus Methylomirabilota bacterium and encodes:
- a CDS encoding M20/M25/M40 family metallo-hydrolase yields the protein MLDAALVSRIVAAIDEELTLPITQAVLRIPSFCGHERALAEFLAETMAGLGMEVALPEVEPGRPNAIGRLRGRGGGQSLMFNGHLDHNMLCEGWTRDPFAAVVEDGWVYALGIANMKAADAAYIAAIRGLKRAGVALAGDIVVEYVAGELEGGKGTQHAIRTGVKADHFIDGEPTELAVVNMHAGVVLLRLQVYGEMRHYTTRTGALNHAVEHLLEILRELGPSYTPHPVDSWLAFDPNPEFEGLPQHNVGAVRAGMTRECLEWRIGLVPDYAYALLDVRIVPGQTPESVKADLERLIARVRARRPLLRAEVELTDRTRHLFMPPFYVPQKTEVVQATARAHRAVLGREPEWGGVTKFAGSDAAHLWNAGIPGLLYGPGGRFLSRPDEKVELRDIVAAARVYALVAADLCNRPAV